In a single window of the Arcobacter sp. CECT 8986 genome:
- the tssM gene encoding type VI secretion system membrane subunit TssM gives MKKPFYKSLYFWSIFSSFIISLLIIFLWPYLFDSLKTLSSRLLLSSIIISLTIISILLIMVFKKPETKEIIEEKRRKKELETEFKKVINSKVSDLKNKFKEAIKIIRKSSLYKNKRRAKYELPWYLVLGDKNEGKTTLLESSGLNFPLNVNYDTKSVVEESNSQNFQWYYAEHSIFIDIPGNYIEQKENEEDPFVWKKFLDLFVKKRWRRPINGIILTISIDKLIEYTEKELEQYAKDLRDRFDELSLAFMSSIPIYLIITKSDKIEGFNEYFNDLKEDEKDEILGITFDDKEKNIDTTIVKPQLEELLKRLNSSILTKLHYEWEENNRPKTYLFTNNLSKVFEKTTLFIDMCFAQTRYRKPLMLRGLYFTSVPCEDNHNALISEEQLEYSRDKKGLFIKKLLNDIIFPESEILKMDENYKKKFKRNQIIAYAASFIFVIFTTTYMLNDFISHNNGLKQIEKDYLKYQIDRKKVYATDSFDQIAQILNNLKNIETLDEDKIGDNFYNLIFYKVDNRRESLENIYYNDLKTLLLKRIELDIQSQIKDGLNNFDETWENTKAYVMLNRTDKIDKAFLEEYMAKRWNILYKSYPSLQNNLNYHWANILNKGFTPQNLNSDLLKVARNRLMQFGIDALSYKSLKAKVENLNLRDFSFSQTFETPDIFSGANVKINGLFTKEGHTLMMKEGRNLTKQVLQNNWVLGKKSQLTQAQISESYKKILSLYYSEYKKEWLKAISMLNIPKKSRITELNNQLSIFSSSTSPIYNIITAIKENTDIYTPEEKLKLKASSNENVTKAVATTVTPGKIGRALAKNALEKEQLIDNKSIKNLRDFFKPYLQLIDKNDQPLELLSRATIKLDKVYKTMVSLDSSVNSTFEAFRLVKDRVEGRIEPVVVTFNTLPIHVNKWYKQLLQNNWYFVLSQAKSYMNKKYKEDVYLFYEQKLASKYPIYNTKGDYIKLEDFNDFFKKDGIIDTFYKNYVSLFININRLNNTYKINNLDGTSISVNKTFIDSLLKSFKVKKAFFRNSGSLGFTINIKPYVLGSNLATMQLTYNGNTIYYEHGPIKNQKINWPANSLDSVVKFNLYNLKGKQVISKYLDNDWAILQVFDNFKVKKQSNDSVIIKYEDKKYTGSFFLKGETSQAFTKYNYLSTFRLPKSI, from the coding sequence ATGAAAAAACCTTTTTATAAGAGTTTATATTTTTGGTCAATATTTTCATCTTTTATTATATCTTTACTTATAATATTTTTATGGCCATATTTATTTGATAGCTTAAAAACTTTATCTAGTAGATTGTTACTATCTTCTATTATTATCTCTTTGACAATTATCTCTATATTATTAATAATGGTATTTAAAAAACCAGAAACAAAAGAGATTATAGAAGAGAAAAGAAGAAAAAAAGAGCTAGAAACTGAGTTCAAAAAAGTAATAAATAGTAAAGTTAGCGATTTAAAAAATAAATTTAAAGAAGCAATAAAAATAATAAGAAAATCATCTTTATATAAAAATAAAAGAAGAGCTAAATATGAACTTCCATGGTACTTAGTACTAGGAGATAAGAATGAAGGTAAAACAACGCTTTTAGAATCTTCTGGATTAAACTTTCCTTTAAATGTTAATTACGATACAAAAAGTGTAGTAGAAGAATCAAATAGTCAAAATTTTCAATGGTATTATGCAGAACACTCTATTTTTATAGATATACCAGGTAATTATATAGAACAAAAAGAGAATGAAGAAGATCCTTTTGTTTGGAAAAAATTTCTTGATTTATTTGTAAAAAAAAGATGGAGAAGACCAATTAATGGTATTATTCTTACAATTAGTATTGATAAATTAATAGAATATACTGAAAAAGAGTTAGAGCAATATGCAAAAGATTTAAGAGATAGATTTGATGAACTTTCTTTAGCTTTTATGTCTAGTATTCCTATATATTTAATAATCACTAAATCTGATAAGATAGAAGGATTTAACGAATATTTTAATGATTTAAAAGAAGATGAAAAAGATGAAATTCTTGGAATCACTTTTGATGATAAAGAAAAAAATATTGATACTACAATTGTAAAGCCTCAACTTGAAGAGTTATTAAAAAGATTAAATAGTTCAATTTTAACTAAACTTCATTATGAATGGGAAGAAAATAATCGTCCAAAAACTTATCTTTTTACTAATAATTTATCAAAAGTATTTGAAAAAACAACGCTTTTTATTGATATGTGTTTTGCTCAAACAAGATATAGAAAACCTTTAATGTTAAGAGGGTTGTACTTTACAAGTGTACCTTGTGAAGATAATCATAATGCATTGATTTCAGAAGAACAGTTAGAATATAGTAGAGATAAAAAAGGTCTTTTTATTAAAAAACTTCTTAATGATATTATTTTTCCAGAATCTGAAATTCTTAAAATGGATGAAAACTACAAAAAGAAGTTTAAAAGAAATCAAATAATTGCATATGCAGCAAGTTTTATCTTTGTGATATTTACAACTACTTATATGCTAAATGATTTTATTTCACATAATAATGGGCTAAAACAAATAGAAAAAGATTATTTAAAATACCAAATTGATAGAAAAAAAGTTTATGCAACAGATAGTTTTGATCAAATAGCACAAATTTTAAATAATCTAAAAAATATTGAAACTCTTGATGAAGATAAAATAGGTGATAACTTCTATAATCTAATATTTTATAAAGTTGATAATAGAAGAGAATCTCTTGAAAATATCTATTATAATGATTTAAAAACTCTTCTTTTGAAAAGAATTGAATTAGATATTCAATCACAAATCAAAGATGGATTAAATAATTTTGATGAAACTTGGGAAAATACAAAAGCATATGTAATGCTAAATAGAACAGATAAGATTGATAAAGCTTTCTTAGAAGAGTACATGGCAAAAAGATGGAACATATTATATAAAAGTTATCCATCATTACAAAATAATCTAAATTATCATTGGGCAAATATTTTAAATAAAGGTTTTACTCCTCAAAATTTAAATAGCGATTTATTAAAGGTTGCAAGAAATAGATTGATGCAATTTGGTATTGATGCACTTAGTTATAAAAGTTTAAAAGCAAAAGTAGAAAATTTAAATTTGAGAGATTTTAGTTTCTCTCAAACTTTTGAAACTCCAGATATTTTCAGTGGTGCAAATGTAAAAATAAATGGTCTTTTTACAAAAGAGGGACATACTTTGATGATGAAAGAGGGAAGAAATCTTACAAAACAGGTTTTACAAAATAATTGGGTTTTAGGTAAAAAAAGTCAATTAACTCAAGCACAAATAAGCGAAAGCTATAAAAAGATATTAAGTCTTTATTATTCAGAGTATAAAAAAGAGTGGCTAAAAGCTATTTCAATGCTAAATATTCCTAAAAAAAGTAGAATTACGGAGTTAAATAATCAATTATCAATTTTTAGCTCATCAACTTCTCCTATATATAATATTATTACAGCAATTAAAGAAAATACTGATATTTATACTCCAGAAGAGAAATTAAAATTAAAAGCTTCATCAAATGAAAATGTAACAAAAGCCGTTGCTACAACTGTTACTCCTGGTAAAATTGGAAGAGCACTTGCAAAAAATGCGTTAGAGAAAGAGCAATTAATTGATAATAAAAGTATTAAAAACTTAAGAGACTTTTTTAAACCATATCTACAATTAATTGATAAAAATGACCAACCTTTAGAACTTCTTTCTAGAGCTACAATTAAACTTGATAAAGTCTATAAAACTATGGTTTCTTTAGATAGTTCCGTTAATTCTACATTTGAGGCATTTAGATTAGTTAAAGATAGAGTAGAAGGGAGAATTGAACCAGTTGTTGTAACTTTTAATACATTACCAATTCATGTAAATAAATGGTATAAACAGCTTTTACAAAATAATTGGTATTTTGTACTTTCTCAAGCAAAAAGTTATATGAATAAAAAATATAAAGAGGATGTTTATCTATTTTATGAGCAAAAACTTGCTTCAAAATATCCTATTTATAATACAAAAGGTGATTATATTAAATTAGAAGATTTTAATGATTTCTTTAAAAAAGATGGAATTATTGATACATTTTATAAAAATTATGTCTCTTTATTTATTAATATAAATAGATTAAATAATACATATAAAATAAATAATCTTGATGGTACTTCTATTAGTGTAAATAAGACATTTATTGATTCACTTCTAAAATCTTTCAAAGTTAAAAAAGCATTTTTTAGAAATAGTGGTTCTTTAGGATTTACTATAAATATCAAACCTTATGTTTTAGGAAGTAACTTAGCAACAATGCAATTAACATATAATGGTAATACTATTTATTATGAGCATGGACCAATAAAAAATCAAAAAATCAATTGGCCTGCAAATAGTTTAGATAGTGTTGTGAAATTTAATTTATATAATTTAAAAGGTAAACAAGTAATTTCAAAATATTTAGATAATGATTGGGCAATATTACAAGTATTTGATAATTTTAAAGTAAAAAAACAATCAAATGATTCAGTAATAATAAAATATGAAGATAAAAAATACACAGGTTCTTTTTTCCTTAAAGGAGAGACTAGCCAAGCATTTACAAAA
- the icmH gene encoding type IVB secretion system protein IcmH/DotU yields the protein MSNKTILVTADDTTNLTNFDSKDIEKTYTKLKRQASYFKRNKSFDINDFEISFNPIISASIPIFEYIYTLDNKDDEFLDINNVRENFVNKINQFQEKTNEFDVPETEILVTRYILCTFVDEMVNSTYFGKQHDWANNSLLSIFHNETYGGENFFHLMDKFLKTPAKYIHILEFMYICLSLGFEGKYRVISRGQIELNNIKDSLFKQIMIVQGKEPLTFYTKQEPSKEKFRLFDKLSYPLLLSTVFALLAIIYISLSLSLNSQNNDFLQILQKDSTQIVFNNVKKENN from the coding sequence ATGAGTAATAAAACTATTTTAGTAACAGCAGATGATACTACAAATTTAACAAATTTTGATTCTAAAGATATTGAAAAAACATATACAAAGCTTAAAAGACAAGCTTCGTATTTCAAAAGAAACAAAAGTTTTGATATAAATGATTTCGAGATTAGTTTCAATCCAATTATTAGTGCATCTATTCCTATTTTTGAATATATCTATACTTTAGATAATAAAGATGATGAGTTTTTAGATATAAATAATGTTAGAGAGAATTTTGTAAATAAGATTAATCAATTTCAAGAGAAAACAAATGAATTTGATGTTCCTGAAACAGAAATTTTAGTAACTAGATATATATTATGTACTTTTGTAGATGAAATGGTCAATTCAACTTATTTTGGTAAACAACATGATTGGGCAAATAATAGTCTTTTAAGTATATTTCATAATGAAACATATGGAGGTGAAAACTTTTTTCATCTTATGGACAAATTTTTAAAAACTCCTGCTAAATATATACATATATTAGAGTTTATGTATATTTGTTTATCTTTGGGCTTTGAGGGTAAATATAGAGTTATTAGTAGAGGGCAAATAGAACTTAATAATATAAAAGATAGTTTATTTAAACAAATTATGATTGTACAAGGCAAAGAACCATTAACTTTTTATACAAAACAAGAGCCATCAAAAGAGAAATTTAGACTTTTTGATAAACTATCTTACCCTTTATTGTTATCTACTGTTTTTGCTTTGTTAGCAATAATTTATATATCTTTATCTCTAAGCTTAAATTCACAAAATAATGACTTTTTACAAATATTACAAAAAGATTCGACACAGATTGTTTTTAATAATGTAAAAAAGGAGAATAACTAA
- the tssK gene encoding type VI secretion system baseplate subunit TssK → MENKVVWKEGLFIRPQHFQQNDRYYDYELKTRSLESRANNWGFFDLDIDENLLNTGKILIKKASGIFPDGTLFNISSKNEQLVIDIKASDVGKYVYLTLPLYTQNSDDIHFEEQETLVTRYKASILKDIPNTNAGEISKSDLIVAKHNFKLQFEEDINGGLQKLKIAKISNISTAENITLDENFEPTFLHLDSCIFLLSQIKELSAMINYRCEKLADKISDNSMQSTELGHYLMLQLLNKAYARIDFYLSQEKIHPDSLFLELSSLCSELAVFMRKERRDTQLIKYNHYEQNDSFNLLISKIKDMLSMVLDQNSISLNIEKKKYGIHIIPLKDKKILENSTFIFAVSADIAASKLKEVLTTGLKIGTIETIKNLVNFHLVGFKLKSLQSAPKEIPYKVNHLYFKIELTKENRDELAKSAGFAFHLSSKIENISYALWVIKE, encoded by the coding sequence ATGGAAAATAAAGTTGTATGGAAAGAGGGTCTTTTTATAAGACCTCAACACTTTCAGCAAAATGATAGATATTATGATTATGAATTAAAAACAAGGTCTTTAGAAAGTAGAGCTAATAATTGGGGGTTTTTTGATTTAGATATTGATGAAAATCTTTTAAATACAGGTAAAATTCTTATAAAAAAAGCAAGTGGTATTTTCCCAGATGGAACATTATTTAATATTTCATCTAAAAATGAGCAGCTTGTAATAGATATAAAAGCTTCAGATGTTGGTAAATATGTTTATTTAACTCTACCTTTATATACACAAAATAGTGATGATATTCATTTTGAAGAGCAAGAAACACTTGTGACAAGATATAAAGCCTCAATATTAAAAGATATTCCAAATACAAATGCAGGAGAGATTAGCAAAAGTGATTTAATAGTTGCAAAACACAATTTCAAGCTTCAGTTTGAAGAGGATATTAATGGTGGCTTACAAAAATTAAAAATTGCAAAAATTAGTAATATTTCTACAGCTGAAAATATCACTTTAGATGAAAATTTTGAACCTACTTTTTTACATTTAGACTCTTGTATTTTTTTATTATCTCAAATAAAAGAGTTATCTGCAATGATAAATTATAGATGTGAAAAGCTTGCAGATAAAATTAGTGATAATTCTATGCAATCAACTGAGTTGGGACATTATTTAATGCTTCAATTACTTAATAAAGCATATGCAAGAATAGATTTTTATTTATCACAAGAAAAAATCCATCCAGATAGTCTATTTTTGGAATTATCATCTTTATGCTCTGAATTAGCTGTTTTTATGAGAAAAGAAAGAAGAGATACTCAATTAATAAAATATAATCATTATGAACAAAATGATAGTTTTAATCTACTTATCTCTAAAATAAAAGATATGTTGAGTATGGTTTTAGACCAAAATAGTATATCTTTAAATATAGAAAAGAAAAAATATGGAATTCATATTATTCCTTTAAAAGATAAAAAAATACTTGAAAACTCTACTTTTATATTTGCTGTAAGTGCTGATATTGCTGCTAGCAAGTTAAAAGAAGTATTAACTACTGGATTAAAAATTGGAACTATTGAAACTATTAAAAATCTAGTAAATTTCCATCTTGTTGGTTTCAAATTAAAATCTTTACAAAGTGCACCAAAAGAGATACCTTATAAAGTAAATCATCTATATTTTAAAATAGAATTAACAAAAGAGAATAGAGATGAATTAGCAAAATCTGCTGGTTTTGCATTTCATTTATCTTCAAAAATTGAAAACATCTCATATGCACTTTGGGTAATAAAAGAGTAA
- the tssJ gene encoding type VI secretion system lipoprotein TssJ has translation MKIKIVFLIISTILLLSGCSTKPTHLELVVTSKKNLNPDLDDISSPLMLTFYELKSAEKFMKYDYWTLLDKSGKKLGDDLISQTKHVITPLQEQTYKIVFDKDAKFLGVIGNFRKLDNNSKWKYVINLEHDDYNYIELEVKNFKIRRVD, from the coding sequence ATGAAAATAAAAATTGTATTTTTAATTATTTCAACAATATTACTACTTTCTGGTTGTTCTACAAAACCAACACACTTAGAATTAGTAGTAACTTCTAAAAAGAATTTAAATCCAGATTTAGATGACATTTCATCTCCTTTAATGCTTACATTTTATGAGTTAAAATCAGCAGAAAAGTTTATGAAATACGATTATTGGACATTACTTGATAAATCTGGCAAAAAACTTGGTGATGATTTGATTTCTCAAACAAAACATGTAATTACACCTTTGCAAGAACAAACATATAAAATAGTTTTTGATAAAGATGCCAAATTTCTAGGAGTAATTGGTAACTTTAGAAAACTAGATAACAACAGTAAATGGAAATATGTAATAAATTTAGAGCATGATGATTATAACTATATTGAGTTAGAAGTAAAAAATTTTAAAATAAGAAGAGTGGACTAG
- the tagH gene encoding type VI secretion system-associated FHA domain protein TagH, with protein MKLILDIIKHPQEKILKRNFHFNEENSVVGRDESLENRLIDNKNIISSNHFNIHFENGDYYIEDVSTNGTFLKHPFKRLSKNTLTKIDDSDIFILGEYELQARFINDEYSTNSNYEQEQLIPDDFLLEDSDLMDSSMINDEYDDFDNSNSVLDMFEDEEETTLVETVYEEENQEHDDILDNHIDVDTYKHEEPTQEVVLEKKNDSNIDISNILSNKLGIEFENLSKNEKENVLNEVCDIVLNSLEGLKHSLLVKDKITKDLKVDEQKLHINENPIKMGQLALNVMDINDTQKVNLSEAVSKSFKELNTHNVALHRTSKNLVHITANKFSPKNLEYYFEKNNQINNLLPKKHQLWNCYINMFDSFDKDKKQAQEMIMDDFVDEYKNILYTIKLTSA; from the coding sequence ATGAAACTTATTCTAGATATAATTAAGCATCCTCAAGAGAAAATTTTAAAAAGAAATTTTCATTTCAATGAAGAAAATAGTGTAGTAGGAAGAGATGAAAGTTTAGAAAATCGGCTAATTGATAATAAAAATATAATTTCAAGTAATCATTTTAATATTCATTTTGAAAATGGTGATTATTATATAGAAGACGTAAGTACTAATGGGACTTTTTTAAAACATCCATTTAAAAGATTATCAAAAAATACATTAACAAAAATAGATGATTCAGATATATTTATACTAGGTGAATATGAGTTACAAGCTAGATTTATAAATGATGAATACTCTACAAATAGTAATTATGAGCAAGAACAACTAATTCCAGATGATTTTTTACTAGAAGATAGTGATTTGATGGATTCTTCTATGATAAATGATGAATATGATGATTTTGATAATTCAAATAGCGTATTAGATATGTTTGAAGATGAAGAAGAGACAACATTAGTTGAAACTGTTTATGAAGAAGAGAATCAAGAACATGATGATATTTTAGATAATCATATAGATGTAGATACTTATAAACATGAGGAACCTACACAAGAGGTTGTTCTTGAAAAGAAAAATGATTCAAATATTGATATATCAAATATATTATCTAATAAATTAGGTATTGAATTTGAAAATCTATCAAAAAATGAAAAAGAGAATGTATTAAACGAAGTTTGTGATATTGTTTTAAATTCCCTTGAAGGATTAAAACACTCACTGTTAGTAAAAGATAAAATAACAAAAGATTTAAAAGTAGATGAACAAAAACTACATATAAATGAAAATCCAATAAAAATGGGGCAATTAGCTCTCAATGTAATGGATATCAATGATACACAAAAAGTTAATTTATCTGAAGCTGTTTCTAAATCATTTAAAGAGTTAAATACTCACAATGTAGCATTACATAGAACTTCTAAAAATTTAGTACATATTACTGCAAATAAATTTTCTCCAAAAAATTTAGAATACTATTTTGAAAAAAACAATCAAATAAATAATTTATTACCAAAAAAACATCAGTTGTGGAACTGCTATATTAATATGTTTGATAGTTTTGATAAAGATAAGAAACAAGCTCAAGAGATGATTATGGATGATTTTGTAGATGAGTATAAAAACATCTTATATACAATCAAATTAACATCAGCATAA
- a CDS encoding lipoprotein: MKKSLLIIFLVFLYTGCASFHETYKPLYQVKPEVEDMK; encoded by the coding sequence ATGAAAAAAAGTTTATTAATTATATTCCTAGTATTTTTATATACTGGATGTGCAAGTTTCCATGAAACTTATAAACCTTTATATCAAGTAAAGCCTGAAGTAGAGGACATGAAATGA
- the tssH gene encoding type VI secretion system ATPase TssH yields the protein MKLELKNLINSLDNITKRYIEEAAQRCIMRGGSEILIEDILYILLENENSLFYAMTKQYGIDNQELLNIIQKEIKITPATETNSPIFSTILVNWLEDAYSYSRLVLNQSLITETSLILSMFDNSIKYSNTKYFQQLKDIDENELKELLFGLNEKAVSQNNEQTLSHNSKELELDKYTTDLSKLAKENKIDPVLCRDSEIKQAIDILLRRRKNNPILVGEAGVGKTAVVEGLALKIINNEVPNELKNAQILSLDVAALQAGASVKGEFERRLQTVIKQIQEINNFVILFIDEAHTLIGAGGNEGGSDAANLLKPALARGELKTIAATTWLEYRKYFEKDPALSRRFQKINLLEPTIDEAITILRGLANKYEEVHKVYIEDDALKAAAAFSAKYITGRQLPDKAIDVLDTACANVKISQSNIPYELQKIDTKIIEKNREIEFLQRDDKNNIKDNKELIKELKKELKEFYKEKKSIENEWNKQKDLLNQIKEKKLCKLKNSLKTLQKDNSYIFNTVNKEQVAKVISSWTGIPLGNMVEEQIKSIYELEDNIKSRVIGQDHAISYLNTFLQISASGLKKEESPNGVFLLVGPSGVGKTETARALAEFLYGGERFITTINMTEFQEKHTVSRLIGSPPGYVGYGDGGQLTDPVRVKPYSVVLLDEIEKAHPDILNLFYQIFDKGEVNDGEGRVIDFKNTTIIMTSNLATDEITDYCQNNNNISLEELTKHITPILQDYLKPALLGRMSVVPYLNLDDESLRKITRLKFDITKKQLLKKDISLNINEQIIEYIVSLSNSLHTGARNIDLIINTNIMPKLSKHILDATLNKTNLKNINIDIDKKTNEIVIK from the coding sequence ATGAAACTTGAATTAAAAAATTTAATAAATAGTTTAGACAACATAACAAAAAGATATATTGAAGAAGCTGCCCAACGATGTATAATGAGAGGTGGAAGTGAGATATTAATAGAAGATATATTGTATATTTTACTTGAAAATGAAAATAGTCTATTTTATGCAATGACAAAACAATATGGCATAGATAATCAAGAACTATTAAATATAATCCAAAAAGAGATAAAAATAACTCCTGCAACTGAAACTAATAGTCCTATATTTTCAACAATATTAGTAAATTGGTTAGAAGATGCTTACTCTTATAGTAGATTAGTATTAAATCAATCATTAATTACAGAGACTTCTTTAATATTATCAATGTTTGATAATAGTATAAAATATAGTAATACAAAATATTTTCAACAATTAAAAGATATTGATGAAAATGAGTTAAAAGAACTTCTATTTGGTTTAAACGAAAAAGCAGTATCACAAAATAATGAACAAACTTTATCACATAATAGTAAAGAGTTAGAATTAGATAAATATACTACGGATTTATCTAAATTGGCAAAAGAGAACAAGATTGACCCAGTTTTATGTAGAGATAGTGAAATAAAACAAGCAATTGATATTTTATTAAGAAGAAGAAAAAACAATCCTATATTAGTTGGAGAAGCAGGTGTTGGTAAAACTGCAGTTGTGGAAGGATTAGCACTTAAAATTATAAATAATGAAGTACCAAATGAATTAAAAAATGCACAAATTTTATCTTTAGATGTTGCTGCTTTACAAGCAGGAGCTAGTGTTAAAGGTGAGTTTGAAAGAAGATTACAAACAGTTATCAAACAAATTCAAGAGATAAATAATTTTGTAATTTTATTTATCGATGAAGCTCATACTTTAATTGGAGCTGGAGGAAATGAAGGTGGTTCTGATGCTGCAAATTTACTTAAACCTGCTTTAGCAAGGGGTGAACTTAAAACAATAGCTGCAACAACTTGGCTTGAATACCGAAAATATTTTGAAAAAGATCCAGCCTTATCAAGAAGATTCCAAAAAATTAATTTACTAGAACCAACAATAGATGAAGCAATCACTATATTAAGAGGACTTGCAAATAAATATGAAGAAGTACACAAGGTTTATATTGAAGATGATGCTTTAAAAGCTGCTGCTGCATTTTCTGCAAAATATATAACAGGTAGGCAACTTCCTGATAAAGCAATTGACGTTTTAGATACTGCTTGTGCAAACGTAAAGATAAGTCAATCAAATATTCCTTATGAGTTACAAAAAATAGACACTAAAATAATAGAAAAAAACAGAGAAATAGAGTTTTTACAAAGAGATGATAAAAATAATATAAAAGACAATAAAGAGCTAATTAAAGAGTTAAAAAAAGAGTTAAAAGAGTTTTATAAAGAGAAAAAAAGTATTGAAAATGAGTGGAATAAACAAAAAGATTTATTAAATCAAATAAAAGAAAAGAAATTATGTAAACTAAAAAATAGTTTAAAAACTTTACAAAAAGATAATTCGTATATTTTTAATACTGTTAATAAAGAACAAGTAGCAAAAGTTATCTCTTCTTGGACAGGGATTCCTTTGGGAAATATGGTAGAAGAACAGATTAAATCTATTTATGAATTAGAAGATAATATAAAATCAAGAGTAATAGGACAAGACCATGCAATCTCTTATTTAAATACATTTTTACAAATAAGTGCTTCTGGATTAAAAAAAGAAGAGTCACCAAATGGTGTATTTTTATTAGTTGGTCCAAGTGGTGTAGGAAAAACTGAAACAGCAAGAGCTTTGGCAGAGTTTTTATATGGTGGAGAGAGATTTATTACTACGATTAATATGACTGAATTTCAAGAAAAGCATACGGTATCTAGATTAATTGGTTCTCCTCCAGGTTATGTGGGATATGGAGATGGAGGTCAATTAACTGATCCTGTTAGGGTAAAACCTTATTCTGTTGTTTTATTAGATGAAATAGAAAAAGCTCATCCTGATATTTTAAATCTTTTCTATCAAATATTTGACAAAGGAGAGGTAAATGATGGAGAAGGTCGAGTTATTGATTTTAAAAATACAACAATAATTATGACTTCAAATCTTGCAACTGATGAAATTACAGATTATTGTCAAAATAATAACAATATATCATTAGAAGAATTGACAAAACATATTACTCCTATTTTACAAGATTATTTAAAGCCTGCATTATTAGGAAGAATGAGCGTTGTTCCATATTTAAACTTAGATGATGAATCTTTAAGAAAGATTACTAGATTAAAGTTTGATATTACTAAAAAACAGTTATTAAAAAAAGACATCTCTTTAAATATAAATGAGCAAATTATTGAATATATTGTTTCTTTATCAAATAGCTTGCATACGGGTGCTAGAAATATTGATTTAATAATCAACACAAATATTATGCCTAAATTATCAAAACATATTTTAGATGCGACACTAAATAAAACAAATTTAAAAAATATCAATATTGATATTGATAAAAAAACAAATGAAATAGTTATTAAATAA